One stretch of Actinacidiphila sp. DG2A-62 DNA includes these proteins:
- a CDS encoding alpha/beta hydrolase → MPTHPPLDPELAAALAVVHQYVSPTVTADDIEGLRANPMFAVPDEALTRDGTVQVRNLSVPGPPGAPEIALLVLTPVGTAPGAPVFYYMHGGGMIIGDHRTGVTGVLDWAVETGAVVVSVDYRLAPEHPDPAPVEDCYAGLLWTHEHAAEIGGDPERIVVAGASAGGGLAAGTALLARDRGGPRLLGQVLMCPMLDDRFLTPSSRELRGEGIWDATSNATGWNALLGDRRGGDQVSVYAAPARATDLAGLPSAFVDVGSVETFRDEAIDYAARLLQAGVQCELHVWPGGFHGSDGMAPQAALSRTASATRAAWVRRLLTTS, encoded by the coding sequence ATGCCCACGCACCCGCCGCTCGACCCGGAACTCGCCGCAGCGCTGGCGGTCGTCCACCAGTACGTGTCGCCGACCGTCACCGCCGACGACATCGAGGGCCTGCGGGCCAACCCCATGTTCGCGGTCCCGGACGAGGCCCTCACGCGCGACGGAACCGTCCAGGTGCGGAACCTGTCCGTGCCCGGCCCGCCCGGTGCCCCCGAGATCGCGCTGCTCGTCCTCACGCCGGTGGGCACGGCGCCGGGCGCGCCCGTCTTCTACTACATGCACGGCGGCGGCATGATCATCGGCGACCACCGCACCGGGGTGACGGGTGTGCTGGACTGGGCCGTCGAGACCGGGGCGGTGGTGGTGTCGGTGGACTACCGCCTGGCGCCGGAACACCCCGACCCGGCCCCGGTCGAGGACTGCTACGCGGGACTCCTGTGGACGCACGAGCATGCCGCCGAGATCGGCGGCGACCCGGAGCGCATCGTCGTCGCCGGGGCGAGCGCCGGCGGCGGGCTCGCGGCCGGCACAGCCCTCCTGGCACGCGACCGCGGCGGCCCCCGGCTGCTGGGCCAGGTGCTCATGTGCCCGATGCTCGACGACCGCTTCCTCACTCCCAGCAGCCGGGAACTCCGGGGCGAGGGAATCTGGGACGCCACCAGCAACGCGACCGGGTGGAACGCGCTGCTCGGCGACCGCAGGGGCGGTGACCAGGTGAGCGTCTACGCCGCCCCGGCCCGGGCGACCGACCTGGCGGGCCTGCCCAGCGCGTTCGTCGACGTCGGCTCCGTCGAGACCTTCCGCGACGAGGCGATCGACTACGCCGCCCGGCTGCTCCAGGCCGGGGTCCAGTGCGAACTGCACGTCTGGCCGGGCGGTTTCCACGGATCCGACGGCATGGCGCCACAGGCCGCGCTGTCCCGGACCGCGTCGGCGACCCGAGCCGCCTGGGTCCGGCGGCTCCTGACCACGAGCTGA
- a CDS encoding IclR family transcriptional regulator, giving the protein MEEVPMPGPAARPPAARGRGHRPPVGEPVLDKAFRLLESFSDDEPALTLTRLSKAAGLPLSTTSRLAQSLVRLGALERGADGAYTIGLRLLERAALAPRGHGLRRTALPFMEDLHRATSQHVLLGVRDGGEVVLTERLSAPHAGKVDYRVGGRLPLHLTGIGLVLLAHAPAEFRDAYLRVPLTDDQGRPLAARMLRRRLDGVLTAGVAHLRRVLPEPAWSVAAPIRQGGEVVAALSVVAADGSLNPRGIEPAVVAIAHAVSRELSAGARREA; this is encoded by the coding sequence GTGGAAGAGGTGCCCATGCCAGGACCGGCGGCCAGGCCGCCCGCCGCGCGCGGCCGGGGGCACCGGCCGCCGGTCGGAGAACCCGTGCTGGACAAGGCGTTCCGGTTGCTGGAGTCGTTCTCGGACGACGAGCCCGCGCTGACGCTGACCCGGCTGAGCAAGGCCGCCGGTCTGCCGCTGAGCACCACGAGCCGGCTGGCCCAGAGCCTGGTGCGGCTCGGGGCGCTCGAACGCGGCGCGGACGGCGCCTACACGATCGGGCTGCGGCTGCTGGAGCGCGCCGCGCTCGCGCCCCGCGGCCACGGACTGCGCCGCACCGCGCTGCCGTTCATGGAGGACCTGCACCGGGCCACCAGCCAGCACGTCCTGCTCGGCGTGCGCGACGGCGGCGAAGTGGTCCTGACCGAACGCCTGTCCGCGCCCCACGCGGGCAAGGTCGACTACCGGGTGGGAGGCCGGCTGCCGCTGCATCTCACCGGCATCGGCCTGGTGCTGCTGGCGCACGCGCCGGCCGAGTTCCGCGACGCCTATCTGCGCGTCCCGCTCACCGACGACCAGGGGCGCCCGCTGGCGGCGCGGATGCTGCGCCGCCGCCTGGACGGCGTGCTGACCGCCGGAGTGGCCCACCTGCGCCGGGTCCTGCCGGAGCCGGCCTGGTCCGTGGCCGCCCCGATCCGCCAGGGCGGCGAGGTGGTGGCGGCGCTGTCGGTCGTCGCGGCGGACGGGTCCCTCAACCCGCGCGGGATCGAACCGGCCGTGGTGGCCATCGCCCACGCCGTCTCGCGCGAGCTGAGCGCGGGCGCGCGCCGCGAGGCCTGA
- a CDS encoding TetR/AcrR family transcriptional regulator, producing the protein MGRWEPDPRGRLAKAAVELFVAQGFDRTTGAQIAARAGMHERSFFRLFPDKRDVFFHSMETMRREAVAVIAGAPEGTSPIDAVVAAFAQRCEAVQRNRRAAIVRKDLLAANPELRERDLTKHTELAAAMAAALRERGAAEQAATLAAETAMWVFRGALARWYADPEHQDLPTLFRDDLDALSSVLADRSGDRASDHASPTRSRP; encoded by the coding sequence ATGGGGCGATGGGAACCTGATCCGCGCGGCCGGCTGGCCAAGGCCGCGGTGGAGCTCTTCGTCGCCCAGGGATTCGACCGGACCACCGGGGCGCAGATCGCGGCCCGGGCCGGCATGCACGAGCGGTCCTTCTTCCGGCTGTTCCCGGACAAGCGCGACGTCTTCTTCCACTCCATGGAGACGATGCGGCGCGAGGCCGTCGCCGTCATCGCGGGCGCTCCCGAGGGGACGTCTCCCATCGACGCCGTCGTCGCGGCCTTCGCGCAGCGCTGTGAGGCCGTCCAGCGCAACCGGCGCGCCGCGATCGTCCGGAAGGACCTCCTCGCGGCCAATCCCGAACTGCGCGAGCGCGACCTGACCAAGCACACCGAGCTCGCCGCCGCGATGGCCGCGGCCCTGCGTGAACGCGGCGCCGCGGAGCAGGCCGCGACCCTGGCGGCCGAGACGGCCATGTGGGTGTTCCGCGGCGCGCTCGCCCGGTGGTACGCCGATCCGGAGCACCAGGATCTGCCGACGCTCTTCCGCGACGACCTGGACGCGTTGTCGTCGGTGCTCGCCGACCGGTCGGGCGACCGCGCGAGCGACCACGCGTCGCCGACGCGCTCGCGGCCGTAG
- a CDS encoding phytoene desaturase family protein: protein MYDVIVIGAGVNGLSAGLNLAASGLRTLILDRSGRAGGQAVTHEPLLPGFLVHPHANYLSYRDLHALQPDPASRVVAARAVRPVAQHGLAFRDGGPPVVLHRRDHQDRTRRSLARHSVRDARTYARCKKIADQLTPALSALFFSSPRAESFAGDLAEVARAFDGVVDPKLLGSRSARALIDELFEADAVRTLFYLLFAEFSGDLEEPGGDVGVLGYVFWLLGRRELPLGGMGAVPDALARAAAAAGAEIRLDAEVARVVVERGAVRGVRLRDGSLLRAPMVASSIGYDVHLRELMEPADLSAAERTALARFEKANAGLIGSYAACLTQPPRYASGAHDADIDACAQTFVGLDNTGEVLDHFRGLRSGELPAPCGPVRVNTLWDPGQAPAGHHVAGADCAFPDGLDDAYLSGVGRSYPAAFTRMWKQYAPGVEDSVLAQHISLSREVNRTMSLREGDGQYRGHARGLYFCGSSTHPGGGVHGACGVNAYRVMTADRSAGVATA, encoded by the coding sequence ATGTACGACGTCATCGTCATCGGCGCAGGCGTCAACGGCCTGTCCGCGGGGCTGAACCTGGCCGCGTCGGGACTGCGGACGCTGATCCTCGACCGGAGCGGCCGGGCCGGCGGACAGGCGGTCACCCACGAGCCGCTGCTGCCGGGGTTCCTGGTGCACCCGCATGCGAACTACCTGTCGTACCGGGACCTGCACGCCCTGCAGCCCGACCCGGCCTCGCGGGTCGTCGCCGCCCGCGCGGTCAGGCCGGTCGCACAGCACGGTCTGGCCTTCCGCGACGGCGGGCCGCCCGTGGTCCTCCACCGCCGGGACCACCAGGACAGGACCCGCCGATCGCTCGCGCGGCATTCGGTGCGCGACGCCAGGACGTACGCGCGGTGCAAGAAGATCGCCGACCAGCTCACCCCCGCGCTGTCCGCGCTGTTCTTCTCCTCGCCCCGGGCGGAGTCCTTCGCCGGCGACCTCGCCGAGGTCGCGCGGGCCTTCGACGGCGTCGTCGACCCGAAGCTCCTCGGCTCGCGGTCGGCCCGGGCGCTCATCGACGAACTGTTCGAGGCCGACGCCGTACGCACGCTGTTCTACCTCCTCTTCGCGGAGTTCTCCGGAGACCTCGAAGAACCCGGTGGGGACGTCGGCGTCCTCGGCTACGTCTTCTGGCTGCTCGGCCGGCGGGAACTGCCGCTCGGGGGGATGGGCGCGGTCCCGGACGCCCTCGCGCGCGCCGCGGCGGCGGCCGGGGCCGAGATCCGGCTCGACGCCGAGGTGGCGCGCGTCGTGGTGGAGCGGGGGGCCGTCCGCGGCGTCCGGCTGCGCGACGGGAGCCTCCTGCGCGCGCCGATGGTCGCGTCGAGCATCGGCTACGACGTCCACCTCCGCGAGCTGATGGAGCCCGCCGACCTGTCCGCCGCCGAACGCACGGCCCTGGCCCGCTTCGAGAAGGCGAACGCCGGTCTGATCGGCAGCTACGCGGCGTGCCTGACGCAGCCGCCCCGGTACGCCAGCGGCGCGCACGACGCCGACATCGACGCCTGCGCCCAGACCTTCGTCGGGCTGGACAACACGGGCGAGGTGCTCGACCACTTCAGGGGGCTGCGGTCCGGAGAACTGCCGGCGCCCTGCGGCCCGGTGCGCGTGAACACCCTGTGGGACCCCGGCCAGGCGCCGGCCGGGCACCACGTCGCCGGGGCCGACTGCGCGTTCCCCGACGGGCTCGACGACGCCTACCTCTCCGGCGTCGGCCGCTCCTACCCGGCCGCCTTCACCCGCATGTGGAAGCAGTACGCGCCGGGCGTCGAGGACAGCGTCCTGGCCCAGCACATCTCGCTGTCGCGGGAGGTCAACCGCACGATGAGCCTGCGCGAGGGCGACGGCCAGTACCGGGGCCACGCCCGCGGCCTGTACTTCTGCGGCTCGTCCACCCACCCCGGCGGCGGCGTCCACGGCGCCTGCGGCGTCAACGCCTACCGCGTGATGACGGCGGACCGCTCCGCGGGTGTGGCGACGGCCTGA
- a CDS encoding LLM class flavin-dependent oxidoreductase — protein sequence MTAPAQVGYDDVLRVWREADGIPQIAHAWLFDHLMPLGGDPNGPTFEGWTLLSALAARTERLRLGVMVTSNRFRPPALLAKIAATVDVVSGGRLEFGIGVGSRPDVPHARREYAAHGLPFHDSAHAVESLAEACTIIRRLWTETAPFDFHGDHHRLTGAYGSPKPVQRPRPPILVGGQATATLRVAAEHADRWNMPGGSIDKAIERSAVLDRLCEEIGRDPAEITRSIVLPVSYDRPQDTRNTVRAALDGGFSHIVLGLHAPYPPAVARWAADAVIIPLFDTITFP from the coding sequence ATGACCGCCCCCGCGCAGGTCGGGTACGACGACGTCCTCCGGGTCTGGCGCGAGGCGGACGGCATCCCGCAGATCGCACACGCCTGGCTGTTCGACCACCTCATGCCGCTCGGCGGCGACCCGAACGGTCCCACCTTCGAGGGCTGGACGCTGCTGTCCGCCCTCGCCGCCCGCACCGAGCGGCTGCGGCTCGGGGTGATGGTCACCAGCAACAGATTCCGCCCACCGGCTCTGCTGGCCAAGATCGCCGCCACCGTCGACGTCGTCTCCGGCGGCAGACTCGAATTCGGGATCGGTGTCGGCTCGCGGCCCGACGTGCCGCACGCGCGACGTGAGTACGCGGCTCACGGCCTTCCGTTCCACGACAGCGCCCACGCGGTGGAGAGCCTCGCCGAAGCGTGCACGATCATCCGCCGACTGTGGACCGAGACCGCGCCGTTCGACTTCCACGGCGACCACCACCGCCTGACGGGGGCGTACGGCAGTCCCAAGCCCGTCCAGCGGCCCCGCCCGCCGATCCTCGTCGGCGGGCAGGCCACCGCGACACTGCGCGTGGCGGCCGAGCACGCCGACCGGTGGAACATGCCCGGCGGCAGCATCGACAAGGCGATCGAACGCAGCGCCGTCCTGGACCGGCTGTGCGAGGAGATCGGCCGCGACCCGGCCGAGATCACCCGGTCCATCGTCCTGCCCGTCTCCTACGACCGTCCCCAGGACACCCGCAACACCGTCCGCGCGGCGCTCGACGGCGGGTTCAGCCACATCGTCCTCGGGCTCCACGCGCCCTATCCGCCCGCGGTCGCCCGCTGGGCCGCCGACGCCGTCATCATCCCGCTCTTCGACACGATCACCTTCCCCTGA
- a CDS encoding alpha/beta hydrolase fold domain-containing protein has product MVSVTEADDDYERLRAERLSRIPDRERTAIERWPDLAEIGVSGVRALISGSPRRPAHPGVAVRDVEVEGPGGPVPVRIHTPPHEDGERLPVVVHTHGGGFVAGGGLDMWDASNSALAAAVPAVVVHPDFRLPPEHPFPAGLEDNWAVLNWVAGGGDRDAWDTSRIAIGGGCSGANMAAALALMARDAGGPDIALQWLQAWPADLRNDTRSQAEYARGYGLRKSDNDFVTAQYLDRPETRWDWRASPLLAESVRGVAPALIWVGEWDILRDEDVRYADRLRDAGVPVELHVDPEQGHVVADPGPATARLVACLQRAFGLPAKEDH; this is encoded by the coding sequence GTGGTCAGCGTGACCGAAGCGGACGACGACTACGAGCGCCTGCGCGCGGAACGGCTCTCCCGCATCCCGGACCGGGAACGCACGGCGATCGAGCGGTGGCCCGATCTCGCGGAGATCGGCGTCTCGGGAGTGCGCGCCCTGATCTCCGGCAGCCCCCGGCGACCGGCGCATCCGGGCGTCGCCGTCCGGGACGTGGAGGTCGAGGGACCGGGCGGTCCGGTTCCGGTGCGGATCCACACCCCACCGCACGAGGACGGCGAACGCCTGCCGGTGGTCGTGCACACGCACGGCGGCGGATTCGTCGCCGGCGGCGGCCTCGACATGTGGGACGCCTCGAACTCGGCCCTGGCCGCGGCCGTGCCCGCGGTGGTGGTGCACCCCGACTTCCGGCTGCCGCCGGAGCACCCCTTCCCCGCGGGCCTGGAGGACAACTGGGCGGTGCTCAACTGGGTTGCCGGCGGTGGTGACCGCGACGCGTGGGACACGAGCCGCATCGCCATCGGCGGCGGCTGCTCGGGCGCCAACATGGCCGCGGCGCTCGCGCTGATGGCCAGGGACGCCGGCGGCCCCGACATCGCGCTGCAGTGGCTCCAGGCGTGGCCGGCGGACCTGCGCAACGACACGCGCTCGCAGGCGGAGTACGCCCGGGGGTACGGCCTGCGGAAGTCGGACAACGACTTCGTCACCGCGCAGTACCTCGACCGTCCGGAGACCCGGTGGGACTGGCGTGCCTCCCCGCTGCTCGCGGAGTCGGTCCGCGGTGTCGCCCCGGCGTTGATCTGGGTCGGCGAGTGGGACATCCTGCGCGACGAGGACGTCCGGTACGCCGACAGACTGCGTGACGCGGGCGTACCGGTCGAACTCCACGTCGACCCGGAGCAGGGCCATGTCGTCGCCGACCCGGGGCCGGCGACCGCCCGGCTGGTGGCCTGCCTGCAACGCGCGTTCGGGCTGCCTGCGAAGGAGGACCACTGA
- a CDS encoding HpcH/HpaI aldolase/citrate lyase family protein, with protein sequence MRRSELSTPGSNEKMLAKAAGSDADLVFCDLEDSVAPAEKPAARGKIAHALINHDWRPATRAVRINDLETPYAYRDILDVVTGAREALDIVIVPKVKSARDVWWVDRLLTQIETDLGLTKRIGIEVLIEEVEAMIAAEEIAHASPRLEALIFGPGDYSASQGVRVAAIGAADGGYPGDLWHYARNKIAIAARSARIAAVDGPFADFGDPDGYRQQARLAHTLGFSGKWAIHPSQIAPANEEFRPTDEEIAQARKLVAAFDEAQARGLGAVAVDGTMVDIASVRLLRNTLDEAEALGL encoded by the coding sequence ATGCGCCGCAGCGAACTGTCCACCCCCGGCAGCAACGAGAAGATGCTCGCCAAGGCCGCCGGCAGCGACGCCGACCTGGTCTTCTGCGACCTCGAAGACTCCGTCGCGCCCGCCGAGAAGCCGGCCGCGCGAGGGAAGATCGCGCACGCCCTGATCAACCACGACTGGCGGCCGGCCACCAGGGCCGTGCGGATCAACGACCTGGAGACCCCCTACGCCTACCGTGACATCCTCGACGTCGTCACCGGCGCTCGCGAGGCCCTGGACATCGTCATCGTGCCCAAGGTGAAGTCCGCGCGGGACGTGTGGTGGGTGGACCGCCTGCTCACGCAGATCGAGACGGACCTCGGCCTGACCAAGCGGATCGGCATCGAGGTCCTCATCGAGGAGGTCGAGGCGATGATCGCCGCGGAGGAGATCGCCCATGCCTCGCCCCGCCTGGAGGCGCTGATCTTCGGCCCCGGGGACTATTCCGCCTCCCAGGGCGTCCGGGTCGCGGCGATCGGCGCCGCCGACGGCGGCTACCCCGGCGACCTCTGGCACTACGCCCGCAACAAGATCGCCATCGCGGCCCGCTCCGCCCGGATCGCGGCCGTCGACGGTCCCTTCGCCGACTTCGGCGATCCCGACGGCTACCGGCAGCAGGCCCGCCTCGCCCACACCCTCGGGTTCTCCGGCAAGTGGGCCATCCATCCCAGCCAGATCGCCCCGGCCAACGAGGAGTTCCGCCCCACCGACGAGGAGATCGCCCAGGCCCGCAAGCTGGTCGCCGCTTTCGACGAGGCGCAGGCGCGTGGACTGGGCGCGGTCGCCGTGGACGGAACCATGGTCGACATCGCCTCCGTGCGCCTGCTGCGCAACACTCTCGACGAGGCCGAGGCTCTCGGCCTGTGA
- a CDS encoding SDR family oxidoreductase, whose amino-acid sequence MKVFVTGASGGIGSLLVPELLAAGHDVLGLARSDASARIVRAAGGSVLSGEMTDPDVLRTGAAAADAVIHVAFNHGPDLARSVDDEARAVETFGTALKGSGKALVIASGTPIVPGRLATEQDSPVADDPMAATPLGRRGRTARYVLDLADQGVRSVVVRLPRSVHSRGRKYGLAGALIAAARRTGVSGYVGDGSQRWPAVHHLDAVRLFRLALEQAEPGTSVHAVADEGDPMRTLAETIGGVLGLPAEPVPAGHFGPAGAVFALDQPASSELTREKFGWQPTHPSLIEDLAAGDYPPSN is encoded by the coding sequence ATGAAGGTGTTCGTCACAGGGGCCAGCGGCGGGATCGGCTCCCTGCTCGTGCCCGAACTGCTCGCCGCGGGTCACGACGTGCTGGGACTGGCCCGTTCCGACGCCTCCGCGCGCATCGTGCGCGCGGCCGGCGGCAGCGTGCTGTCCGGTGAGATGACCGACCCGGACGTCCTGCGCACCGGCGCCGCGGCAGCGGACGCCGTCATCCATGTGGCCTTCAACCACGGCCCGGACCTCGCGCGATCGGTGGACGACGAAGCCCGGGCCGTCGAGACGTTCGGCACGGCGCTGAAGGGGAGCGGCAAAGCGCTGGTGATCGCGTCCGGCACGCCGATCGTGCCCGGCAGGCTCGCCACCGAGCAGGACTCGCCGGTCGCCGACGACCCGATGGCCGCCACTCCCCTGGGACGGCGCGGGCGGACCGCCCGGTACGTCCTCGATCTGGCCGATCAGGGAGTGCGGTCGGTCGTCGTGCGCCTCCCCCGGTCGGTGCACTCCCGCGGCCGCAAGTACGGCCTGGCCGGGGCGCTCATCGCGGCGGCGCGGCGCACCGGGGTCTCCGGTTACGTCGGCGACGGGAGCCAGCGCTGGCCCGCGGTGCACCACCTCGACGCGGTCCGGCTGTTCCGGCTGGCCCTGGAACAGGCCGAGCCGGGCACCTCGGTGCACGCGGTCGCCGACGAGGGCGACCCCATGCGCACGCTCGCCGAGACCATCGGCGGTGTGCTCGGCCTGCCCGCCGAGCCGGTGCCGGCCGGGCACTTCGGCCCGGCCGGCGCCGTCTTCGCCCTCGACCAGCCGGCCTCCAGCGAGCTGACCCGCGAGAAGTTCGGCTGGCAGCCCACTCACCCGAGCCTGATCGAGGATCTCGCCGCCGGGGACTACCCGCCCTCGAACTGA
- a CDS encoding cyclase family protein: MDTDDVTRPHGDQPPTNRGRWGADDDRGTLNFITPAARARGAAEARTGRVVSLAHPITPVPMAAPVAFAEQGMPSAVLQALTFTGSPTPALTDVLLINVHHARSTHIDALAHIPVDDTVYPGVSVADATAGATVSRSSSSAFVGGIVTRGVLLDLAPGGRLAENHVVTADDLAAAERRQNVRVESGDALVVRGGWVAADDPFGPLPTTSPSAVAWLAEREVCLYAGDIGDKLPEPSAPAPALHNTALARLGMPLIDCVDVAELAQVCAEIERYSFLFALGPLPVRGATGLPANPLAIF; this comes from the coding sequence ATGGACACGGACGACGTCACCAGGCCGCACGGAGACCAACCGCCGACCAACCGGGGCCGCTGGGGCGCCGACGACGACCGGGGCACCCTGAACTTCATCACGCCCGCGGCACGCGCCCGCGGCGCGGCCGAAGCCAGGACGGGCCGGGTCGTCTCCCTGGCCCATCCGATCACGCCGGTGCCCATGGCCGCACCCGTCGCGTTCGCCGAGCAGGGCATGCCGTCCGCGGTCCTGCAGGCACTGACGTTCACCGGTTCGCCCACGCCCGCCCTGACCGACGTCCTGCTGATCAACGTCCACCACGCGCGGTCGACCCACATCGACGCCCTGGCGCACATACCGGTCGACGACACCGTCTACCCCGGCGTGTCGGTCGCGGACGCCACCGCCGGGGCGACGGTCAGCCGGAGTTCGTCGTCGGCGTTCGTCGGCGGGATCGTCACCCGGGGTGTGCTTCTCGACCTGGCGCCGGGAGGACGGCTCGCCGAGAACCACGTGGTGACCGCGGACGACCTGGCGGCGGCCGAGCGGCGCCAGAACGTGCGCGTCGAGTCCGGCGACGCGCTCGTCGTACGCGGGGGATGGGTCGCCGCGGACGATCCCTTCGGCCCCCTGCCGACCACCTCGCCGAGCGCCGTCGCGTGGCTGGCGGAGCGGGAAGTGTGCCTGTACGCCGGTGACATCGGCGACAAGCTCCCCGAACCGTCGGCACCGGCACCCGCGTTGCACAACACGGCACTCGCCCGGCTGGGAATGCCACTGATCGACTGCGTCGACGTGGCCGAACTCGCGCAGGTGTGCGCCGAGATCGAGCGGTACAGCTTCCTGTTCGCGCTCGGCCCGCTTCCGGTACGCGGCGCCACCGGGCTCCCGGCCAATCCGCTGGCGATCTTCTAG
- a CDS encoding GntR family transcriptional regulator, with the protein MSRSGAPTRAARVHAELRADILAGRLTPGARLPFAELSARYGMSMGVIREALTRLTAEGLVESEPQYGFRVTPVSVEDLRHLTEARLAIETLVLRQAFAQGGVAWESSVLAAHHRLERTPQMTGDDPARLADEWVAAHNAYHLALLSGCPNPRLLAMAASLRDSAELYRRWSVPLGREHRDIAGEHHALLDAVLAQDADAAAALLAAHIQHTTDVLLERSAAEIDAAGL; encoded by the coding sequence ATGAGTCGCAGCGGTGCACCCACGCGGGCCGCCCGTGTCCATGCCGAGTTGCGGGCCGACATCCTGGCCGGACGGCTGACTCCGGGGGCGCGCCTGCCGTTCGCGGAGCTGTCGGCGCGCTACGGCATGAGCATGGGGGTCATCCGCGAGGCCCTCACCCGGCTCACGGCCGAGGGGCTGGTCGAGTCGGAGCCGCAGTACGGTTTCCGCGTGACGCCGGTGTCGGTCGAGGATCTCCGGCACCTCACCGAGGCGCGGCTCGCGATCGAGACGCTCGTGCTGCGCCAGGCGTTCGCCCAGGGCGGTGTGGCCTGGGAGTCGTCCGTGCTCGCGGCCCACCACCGGCTCGAACGCACCCCGCAGATGACCGGCGACGATCCGGCCCGCCTCGCCGACGAGTGGGTCGCGGCGCACAACGCCTACCACCTGGCCCTGCTCTCCGGTTGCCCCAATCCGCGACTGCTCGCGATGGCCGCCTCGCTGCGGGACTCCGCCGAGCTGTACCGCCGGTGGTCGGTCCCGCTGGGGCGCGAGCACCGGGACATCGCCGGTGAGCACCACGCGCTGCTCGACGCCGTCCTGGCGCAGGACGCGGACGCCGCCGCCGCGCTGCTGGCCGCGCACATCCAGCACACCACCGACGTGCTGCTGGAACGTTCCGCCGCGGAGATCGACGCGGCGGGTCTCTGA
- a CDS encoding alpha/beta hydrolase, producing MKRTSGEPASRTSRRTFLGMSAGAAGLLAGTAGLARAEGSGTAPASAPAATPAASGDESLLCLPGIPVAVDYDALRTQRMTEVDPEMRAIYDQVAAGPSIREIGIDAIRKSGQTPANAVVPPGVTARNIEIPGPAGPIPTRIWMPEGVREPVGVYLSTHGGGWNFGNGMEYHDAEEGQHVLDWGCAVVRPDYRIAPEHKFPAAIEDCYAALTYLGRHGRSLGLDPTRIGVGGGCAGGNIGTVISLMARDAGEVTPAIQFLWSPACDMRNNYRSHLEFGSGYGLRLDDADFVSQNYLPSREASYDWRASPILAPTLKGAPPALVWVGEWEILHDETMAYVDRMRDAGVKVHLIEGPQQGHGFIYLYPQTAYSRTTRPKIDAIMRSYIGPRRRSREKHA from the coding sequence ATGAAGCGAACGAGTGGAGAACCCGCGTCCCGCACCAGTCGGCGCACCTTCCTGGGCATGAGCGCCGGAGCGGCCGGACTGCTGGCCGGCACCGCGGGGCTGGCCCGGGCCGAGGGGAGCGGCACCGCCCCCGCGTCCGCCCCGGCCGCGACTCCGGCCGCGAGCGGGGACGAGTCCCTGCTGTGCCTGCCCGGGATCCCGGTCGCGGTGGACTACGACGCCCTGCGCACGCAGCGCATGACGGAGGTCGACCCCGAGATGCGCGCCATCTACGACCAGGTGGCCGCGGGCCCGTCGATCCGCGAGATCGGCATCGACGCGATCCGCAAGAGCGGCCAGACTCCGGCCAACGCGGTCGTCCCGCCCGGTGTGACGGCTCGCAACATCGAGATTCCGGGGCCGGCCGGGCCCATCCCGACGCGGATCTGGATGCCGGAGGGCGTCCGCGAGCCGGTCGGGGTCTATCTCAGCACCCACGGCGGCGGCTGGAACTTCGGCAACGGCATGGAGTACCACGACGCCGAAGAGGGCCAGCACGTCCTGGACTGGGGCTGCGCGGTCGTCCGGCCGGACTACCGCATCGCGCCCGAGCACAAGTTCCCCGCCGCCATCGAGGACTGCTACGCGGCGCTGACGTACCTCGGACGGCACGGCCGTAGCCTGGGCCTCGACCCCACCCGCATCGGCGTCGGCGGCGGCTGCGCGGGCGGCAACATCGGAACGGTCATCTCCCTCATGGCCCGCGACGCCGGTGAGGTGACGCCGGCCATCCAGTTCCTGTGGTCGCCGGCCTGCGACATGCGCAACAACTACCGCTCGCACCTGGAGTTCGGCTCGGGCTACGGGCTGCGCCTGGACGACGCCGACTTCGTCAGCCAGAACTACCTGCCCTCGCGGGAAGCCTCGTACGACTGGAGGGCCTCGCCCATCCTCGCCCCGACGCTCAAGGGCGCGCCCCCGGCCCTGGTGTGGGTCGGCGAATGGGAGATCCTGCACGACGAGACCATGGCGTACGTGGACCGCATGCGCGACGCGGGCGTCAAGGTCCACCTCATCGAGGGACCGCAACAGGGCCACGGCTTCATCTATCTCTACCCGCAGACGGCATACTCGCGGACGACACGACCGAAGATCGACGCGATCATGCGCAGCTACATCGGCCCGAGGCGCCGGTCGCGGGAGAAGCACGCCTGA